A section of the Pseudovibrio sp. M1P-2-3 genome encodes:
- a CDS encoding outer membrane protein assembly factor BamD codes for MLFGTVRGAKPSLRLSNIVKTFALVSLIAVAGCASKDQTSDLDFEEAPAELLYNQGLALRAEGNLKEAERKFSELDRVYPYSEYARKSLINIAYLNYTMRRYPETVSAAKRFVSLYPGHEDSAYALFLIGQSYFAQIPDIGRDQKAAAQAMGAMQEVIQRYPDSEYATEARKKIRIAQDQLAGKEMEVGRYYLKRKNYLASINRFKVVVTNYQTTRHVEEALFRLTESYYALGVINEAQTAAAVLGHNFPQSQWYRDSYSLLQKGGYEPEENKRSWISKAFGAIAGS; via the coding sequence CTGCTTTTTGGTACTGTTCGGGGGGCTAAGCCGAGCCTTCGACTTTCTAATATTGTTAAGACATTCGCACTTGTGAGTTTGATCGCTGTGGCCGGTTGCGCGTCCAAGGATCAAACTTCGGATCTGGACTTTGAAGAAGCTCCTGCCGAGCTGTTGTATAACCAAGGTCTGGCTTTGCGTGCCGAAGGCAATCTCAAGGAAGCGGAGCGCAAGTTCTCTGAACTGGACCGTGTCTATCCTTACTCGGAATATGCACGTAAATCCCTGATCAATATCGCATACCTGAATTACACCATGCGGCGTTATCCAGAAACGGTTTCCGCTGCAAAACGCTTTGTGAGCCTTTATCCCGGTCACGAGGATTCTGCTTATGCACTGTTCCTGATCGGTCAGTCTTATTTTGCGCAGATCCCGGATATCGGGCGTGACCAGAAAGCGGCAGCCCAAGCTATGGGCGCCATGCAAGAGGTTATCCAGCGTTATCCCGATTCAGAGTATGCAACTGAGGCACGCAAGAAAATCCGCATTGCACAGGATCAGCTGGCCGGTAAAGAGATGGAAGTGGGGCGCTACTATCTCAAGCGCAAGAACTATCTTGCGTCCATCAACCGCTTCAAAGTGGTTGTAACCAACTACCAGACCACCCGCCATGTGGAAGAAGCCCTGTTCCGTTTGACAGAGAGCTACTACGCTCTGGGTGTTATTAATGAAGCACAAACTGCTGCTGCTGTTCTGGGGCACAACTTCCCGCAGAGCCAGTGGTACCGTGATTCCTATTCTCTGTTGCAAAAGGGTGGTTATGAGCCTGAAGAGAATAAGCGCAGCTGGATTAGTAAAGCATTTGGCGCTATTGCGGGGTCTTAA
- the ligA gene encoding NAD-dependent DNA ligase LigA, translating into MAESLRPNEISQDDLSKAEAEQRLEQLAQLIQKYDEAYHTKDAPLVTDADYDRLRRENERLEDLFPDLVRQDSPSQRVGGELAEGFSKISHAVPMLSLDNAFYDKDVEDFIGKVRRFLRYDPLMGALAITAEPKIDGLSLAVRYEKRKLVHAVTRGDGSTGENVTANALTIADIPKELPEGVPEVVEVRGEVYMSHADFTGLNERMVANGGKAFANPRNAAAGSLRQLNSKITESRPLKFFAYAWGEMSEMSADTQMGMVEAFAKWGFVVNPLMKRCESAQDLLAVYHGIEEDRADLGYDIDGVVYKVDRLDLQERLGFVSRSPRWAIAHKFPAERAFTTLNEIEIQVGRTGALTPVAKLEPVTVGGVVVSNATLHNEDYIKGIGQNGEPIRGGKDLRAGDTVIIQRAGDVIPQIVDVDLDKRDEEACAFEFPKVCPACGSHAVREKNPASGRMDAVRRCTGGLICPAQAVEKLKHFVSRNAFDIDGLGEKQVEAFFELSLEEGGVHTPADIFTLRERDKASLVKLRSREGWGAVSARKLFDAIDARRQIDLNRLIFGLGIRHVGEGNAKLLARAYGSWGAFQTAMRAAHEEGSEAFKELNDIDGIGSAVAIALVEFFSEPHNLEVLDKLLSEITPNDFIVADTSGSPVAGKTLVFTGSLERMSRDEAKARAEALGAKVSGSVSKKTDMVIAGPKAGSKLTKAQSLGISVISEDDWFDLTKDL; encoded by the coding sequence GTGGCTGAATCGCTTCGTCCAAACGAGATCTCCCAAGACGATTTGAGCAAGGCTGAGGCCGAGCAAAGGTTAGAGCAGCTTGCACAGCTCATTCAAAAATATGATGAAGCCTATCACACCAAAGACGCGCCGCTGGTAACTGATGCGGACTATGACAGGTTGCGGCGGGAAAACGAGAGGCTGGAGGACCTGTTTCCCGACTTGGTGCGTCAGGACAGCCCCTCGCAAAGGGTTGGCGGAGAGCTTGCTGAGGGCTTTAGCAAAATCTCCCATGCTGTCCCCATGCTTTCCCTTGATAACGCGTTCTATGACAAGGACGTGGAAGACTTTATCGGCAAGGTGCGCCGGTTCTTACGCTATGATCCATTGATGGGTGCACTTGCTATTACGGCAGAGCCGAAGATTGACGGGCTCTCTCTTGCTGTGCGCTATGAAAAGAGAAAGCTTGTGCATGCGGTGACCCGTGGTGACGGGTCTACGGGCGAAAATGTGACAGCCAACGCGCTGACCATTGCTGATATTCCAAAAGAATTACCAGAAGGCGTTCCTGAGGTCGTTGAGGTTCGGGGTGAGGTTTATATGTCTCACGCCGATTTTACTGGTTTGAACGAGCGTATGGTGGCCAATGGCGGCAAAGCTTTTGCCAACCCGCGCAATGCGGCTGCCGGGTCTTTAAGGCAGCTAAATTCCAAAATAACTGAGTCCCGTCCTTTGAAGTTCTTTGCCTATGCGTGGGGGGAGATGTCCGAGATGAGCGCGGATACCCAGATGGGCATGGTTGAGGCTTTCGCCAAGTGGGGGTTCGTGGTGAACCCGCTCATGAAGCGATGCGAGAGCGCGCAGGACTTGCTTGCCGTTTATCACGGTATTGAAGAGGACCGAGCTGACCTTGGCTATGACATAGACGGGGTGGTTTACAAAGTAGATCGTTTGGATTTGCAAGAACGGCTCGGGTTTGTTTCCCGTTCTCCCCGTTGGGCCATTGCCCATAAATTCCCGGCGGAGCGGGCCTTTACCACTTTGAACGAGATTGAAATTCAGGTAGGGCGCACGGGGGCGCTGACGCCGGTTGCCAAGTTGGAGCCGGTTACCGTGGGCGGCGTGGTTGTCTCCAATGCGACTTTGCATAATGAAGATTACATCAAGGGTATTGGACAGAACGGCGAGCCCATTCGTGGAGGAAAGGATCTTCGTGCAGGTGATACGGTGATCATCCAGCGGGCGGGTGATGTTATTCCGCAGATTGTGGATGTGGACTTGGACAAGAGAGATGAAGAGGCTTGCGCCTTTGAATTTCCAAAAGTTTGTCCGGCCTGCGGTTCTCATGCGGTGAGGGAGAAAAATCCAGCATCCGGCCGTATGGACGCTGTGCGCCGGTGTACGGGTGGTTTGATCTGCCCTGCGCAGGCGGTGGAGAAACTCAAACACTTTGTGTCCCGCAACGCCTTTGATATCGACGGGCTGGGCGAAAAGCAGGTTGAAGCATTTTTTGAACTCTCGTTAGAAGAGGGCGGTGTTCATACACCCGCTGATATTTTCACGTTGCGAGAGCGGGATAAGGCCTCGCTTGTTAAATTGCGCAGCCGTGAAGGATGGGGAGCCGTTTCCGCTCGTAAACTCTTCGATGCCATTGACGCCCGTCGCCAGATTGACCTCAACCGGCTGATTTTTGGTCTTGGAATTCGCCATGTGGGAGAGGGAAACGCCAAACTTCTGGCCCGGGCCTATGGTTCATGGGGGGCTTTTCAGACAGCTATGCGGGCTGCCCATGAGGAAGGAAGCGAGGCCTTTAAGGAGTTGAATGATATTGACGGCATTGGCAGCGCGGTGGCAATTGCTCTGGTTGAGTTCTTTAGCGAACCTCACAACCTGGAAGTTCTGGACAAACTGCTGAGCGAGATCACCCCTAACGATTTTATTGTTGCTGATACATCGGGTAGCCCTGTTGCGGGAAAAACACTGGTGTTCACCGGCAGTTTGGAGCGCATGAGCCGGGACGAGGCCAAAGCCCGAGCCGAAGCGCTGGGTGCGAAAGTCTCCGGCTCGGTCTCCAAGAAGACCGACATGGTGATCGCCGGTCCGAAAGCAGGTTCCAAGCTGACCAAGGCGCAATCCTTGGGCATCTCGGTTATCTCCGAGGATGACTGGTTTGATTTGACTAAAGATTTGTAG
- the lpxC gene encoding UDP-3-O-acyl-N-acetylglucosamine deacetylase: MKMRVAQQTTLADSVTLNGIGVHSGRPASITMHPAEAHTGIVFQRTDNEAASETPAHWKAVTATALCTVIGDPDSNGVSTIEHLMAAIRAMGLDNALIEIDGPETPIMDGSSEAFVEAIEHTGLRKLNAKRRYIRIKESVRVEQGDQWCELHPHNGQRFNITIDFDSAVIGEQKIEFDLTPELFKNEISRARTFGSVADVEKLWKLGFAMGSSLENSVALDGDKVLNPEGTRWGDEFVRHKSLDAVGDLALAGLPILGEYRSYKGGHRMNHAILVELFKHPEAFEIVESDHSIADRVPMEKGHAEMAGGLHTAAFSPKVA; encoded by the coding sequence ATGAAAATGCGTGTCGCGCAACAGACAACGCTTGCAGACAGCGTTACACTTAACGGGATTGGAGTGCACTCCGGGCGACCTGCATCCATCACCATGCATCCTGCAGAAGCGCATACGGGCATCGTTTTTCAAAGAACCGACAATGAAGCTGCAAGCGAAACTCCGGCACACTGGAAAGCTGTAACTGCAACAGCCCTGTGTACCGTGATTGGTGACCCTGACAGCAACGGTGTCTCCACCATTGAGCACCTGATGGCCGCGATCCGCGCCATGGGTCTTGATAATGCCTTGATTGAAATTGATGGCCCTGAAACGCCAATTATGGACGGAAGCTCCGAGGCGTTTGTGGAAGCTATCGAGCACACTGGTCTGCGCAAACTCAATGCCAAGCGTCGCTACATTCGCATTAAAGAATCCGTGCGCGTGGAGCAGGGCGATCAGTGGTGTGAGCTGCACCCGCATAATGGTCAGCGTTTCAACATTACAATTGATTTCGATAGTGCCGTGATCGGTGAGCAGAAGATCGAATTCGACCTGACGCCCGAGCTGTTCAAGAATGAAATTTCCCGCGCCCGCACCTTTGGTTCTGTGGCCGATGTGGAAAAACTCTGGAAACTGGGTTTTGCCATGGGTTCTTCACTGGAAAACTCAGTTGCGCTGGACGGGGACAAGGTTCTCAATCCCGAAGGTACACGCTGGGGCGACGAGTTCGTTCGTCATAAAAGTCTGGATGCCGTTGGGGATCTGGCCCTTGCAGGCCTGCCGATCTTGGGTGAATACCGCTCTTATAAAGGCGGCCACCGCATGAACCACGCTATCTTGGTGGAACTCTTCAAGCACCCAGAGGCTTTCGAGATTGTCGAATCTGATCACTCTATTGCTGATCGCGTTCCTATGGAAAAAGGCCATGCGGAAATGGCTGGCGGGTTACACACAGCTGCTTTCAGTCCGAAAGTGGCCTGA
- a CDS encoding glycosyltransferase family 87 protein → MLGVFPRLSAYFTVILLVTCIGGPIYIWALWNHSDHFQDLSSVGGDFLYFYDSAKLAVMGKAEALMNYAGASPVYDSGRNYYSWVFPPSFLAILLPFSTFSFLNGYLLWFGLSLVVFLASCSGYLHPLRRSIFLLFAPATLVVLFFGQSGLLVAAILCGGLRLIDNRPALGGLLLGFMFIKPELALLIPFALIAQGNIIGFCTMLTSAGLTVVGSVLLFGAPAWLNYLDTGPQALFSLLTSADSVSLQLMPSIYGAMRLLGFSGSLALVVMGVSFLAALSITFWLFLTPREHSSRNLAFGLCCLLASPLVFLWDLAIVVPLMFIFACKSKVFDNVLGSSYTGAALLMGVYLLPLVGFGLAAHGFPIGPFVLISALAYLLYDLMVQKRAARAAMAEARSENLHIPDAASSQRS, encoded by the coding sequence ATGCTGGGTGTTTTTCCACGTCTGAGTGCTTATTTCACTGTTATTCTTCTTGTTACCTGCATTGGTGGTCCCATTTATATTTGGGCACTGTGGAACCACTCGGACCACTTTCAGGACCTTTCCAGTGTGGGAGGGGATTTTCTGTATTTTTATGACAGTGCAAAGCTTGCGGTTATGGGCAAGGCGGAAGCCTTGATGAATTATGCGGGGGCGTCCCCAGTTTATGATAGTGGAAGAAACTATTATAGTTGGGTTTTCCCTCCGAGCTTTCTGGCGATCCTGCTCCCCTTTTCTACCTTTAGTTTTTTGAATGGCTATCTGCTGTGGTTCGGCCTGAGCCTTGTTGTTTTTCTGGCTTCTTGTAGTGGATATTTGCATCCCCTTAGACGGAGTATCTTCCTTCTTTTTGCACCTGCAACTCTAGTCGTTTTGTTTTTTGGACAAAGCGGGTTGCTGGTGGCCGCAATATTATGTGGTGGACTGCGTTTAATTGATAATCGTCCGGCTTTAGGGGGACTGCTTTTGGGCTTTATGTTTATAAAGCCGGAACTAGCCCTTTTGATACCGTTCGCCTTAATTGCGCAAGGCAACATTATTGGGTTTTGCACCATGTTAACGAGTGCAGGGCTCACAGTTGTTGGAAGCGTTTTGCTTTTCGGGGCACCAGCATGGTTGAACTATCTGGATACGGGGCCGCAAGCTCTTTTCTCTCTTCTTACATCTGCAGATAGTGTTTCCTTGCAGCTGATGCCGTCAATCTATGGGGCTATGAGGCTTCTCGGATTTTCAGGGAGTTTGGCTCTTGTTGTAATGGGAGTATCGTTTCTGGCCGCTCTTAGCATTACATTCTGGCTGTTCCTGACCCCTCGGGAGCATTCCAGCCGCAATCTGGCGTTTGGCCTGTGCTGCCTACTTGCCTCTCCTCTGGTGTTTTTGTGGGATCTCGCGATTGTTGTGCCGCTCATGTTCATTTTCGCCTGTAAATCGAAAGTGTTCGATAATGTTTTGGGCTCGTCCTATACGGGGGCGGCGCTTCTCATGGGGGTCTATTTGTTGCCGCTGGTGGGCTTTGGGCTGGCGGCCCACGGTTTTCCAATTGGGCCCTTTGTTCTCATCAGTGCTCTGGCCTATTTGCTATATGATCTGATGGTACAAAAGCGTGCAGCGCGGGCAGCGATGGCCGAGGCCCGGAGCGAGAACCTTCACATACCGGATGCGGCAAGTTCCCAGCGTTCTTGA
- the ftsZ gene encoding cell division protein FtsZ — translation MTINLKMPDIQELKPRITVFGVGGGGGNAVNNMITTGLQGCDFVVANTDAQALALCQAERVIQMGVAVTEGLGAGSQPEVGCAAAEEVIDEINDHLSGSHMVFITAGMGGGTGTGAAPVVARAAREQGILTVGVVTKPFQFEGSRRMRVAEAGIEELQRHVDTLIVIPNQNLFRIANAQTTFADAFSMADEVLYSGVANVTDLMVKEGLINLDFADVRSIMRGMGKAMMGTGEASGENRAQQAAEAAIANPLLDETSMKGARGLLISITGGNDLTLFEVDEAATRIREEVDPDANIILGATFDENLSGTIRVSVVATGIDLAEQAAASPTDARLAELTERLQSAGAAKPAAAPAAPRKASPPAAPRPTPAQQAPVAAASDPEVEIAPYQPRRYDQQVSNLQDMDEQTPAATVEETLVPQPFIPPAAEEVEFSPRMPRADEFPPVAQREVAVKTSAPVEPAQPSKPAQSAPVAEAAPFTGGSDVHYEEEDRRPMGLLRRLAGGLARREDEHSEDAHEGDEGDPFETPRQAPTFRSAPDGSAPAGNHGAAGQLDQNGRAVGAQRSTIEDDQLEIPAFLRRQAN, via the coding sequence ATGACAATTAACCTGAAAATGCCTGATATTCAGGAGCTGAAGCCGAGGATCACCGTTTTCGGTGTCGGCGGCGGCGGTGGTAATGCCGTCAACAACATGATTACGACTGGCCTGCAAGGCTGTGACTTTGTGGTTGCCAACACGGATGCGCAAGCTCTGGCCCTGTGTCAGGCCGAGCGTGTTATTCAGATGGGCGTGGCTGTAACGGAAGGTCTGGGCGCAGGATCCCAGCCAGAAGTTGGCTGTGCGGCTGCGGAAGAAGTGATTGACGAGATCAATGATCATCTCTCCGGTTCCCATATGGTGTTCATCACCGCCGGTATGGGCGGGGGCACCGGTACAGGTGCGGCTCCTGTTGTTGCCCGTGCTGCCCGTGAACAGGGTATACTGACTGTTGGTGTCGTTACCAAACCTTTCCAGTTTGAAGGCAGCCGCCGTATGCGTGTTGCAGAAGCCGGAATTGAAGAACTTCAGCGCCACGTTGATACACTTATTGTAATTCCGAACCAGAACTTGTTCCGTATTGCAAATGCCCAGACGACATTTGCGGATGCCTTTTCCATGGCAGATGAGGTTCTTTATTCCGGTGTTGCAAATGTAACAGACTTGATGGTCAAAGAAGGTCTGATTAATCTGGACTTTGCCGATGTTCGCTCCATAATGCGCGGTATGGGTAAAGCTATGATGGGTACTGGTGAGGCTTCCGGTGAAAACCGTGCCCAGCAGGCTGCAGAAGCTGCAATTGCGAACCCGCTTCTGGATGAAACGTCCATGAAAGGTGCGCGCGGCCTTCTGATTTCCATTACAGGTGGTAATGACCTGACTTTGTTTGAAGTGGATGAAGCTGCCACACGTATTCGTGAGGAAGTGGACCCTGATGCCAACATCATCCTTGGTGCAACCTTTGATGAAAATCTTTCCGGCACCATTCGGGTTTCTGTTGTTGCGACCGGTATTGATCTGGCTGAACAGGCCGCGGCCTCTCCTACTGATGCACGTCTGGCGGAATTGACTGAACGTCTACAATCTGCAGGGGCTGCAAAGCCTGCTGCCGCGCCCGCTGCACCGCGCAAAGCCTCGCCCCCCGCTGCTCCGCGTCCAACGCCTGCTCAGCAAGCCCCAGTGGCAGCTGCCAGTGATCCGGAAGTGGAAATTGCTCCATACCAGCCCCGGCGCTATGACCAGCAGGTAAGCAATTTGCAGGACATGGACGAGCAAACTCCTGCTGCGACGGTTGAGGAGACATTAGTTCCCCAGCCTTTTATTCCACCGGCCGCGGAAGAGGTTGAGTTTTCGCCTCGCATGCCGCGTGCCGACGAATTTCCTCCAGTTGCTCAGCGTGAAGTGGCTGTTAAAACCAGTGCCCCAGTAGAGCCTGCCCAACCTTCGAAGCCTGCTCAGTCAGCTCCTGTTGCTGAAGCGGCCCCTTTCACAGGTGGCTCTGATGTACACTATGAGGAAGAAGATCGCCGTCCTATGGGTCTTCTGCGTCGCTTGGCTGGCGGACTGGCTCGCCGTGAAGATGAACATTCAGAGGATGCTCATGAGGGTGACGAAGGTGATCCTTTTGAAACTCCTCGTCAGGCACCAACATTCCGCTCTGCGCCAGATGGCTCTGCACCCGCAGGCAACCACGGAGCAGCCGGTCAGTTGGACCAGAATGGCCGTGCAGTTGGTGCACAGCGTTCGACCATTGAAGATGACCAGTTGGAGATCCCTGCGTTTTTACGTAGGCAAGCCAACTAG
- the recN gene encoding DNA repair protein RecN, which produces MLCELSIRDIVLIDRLDLQFNEGMSVLTGETGAGKSILLDSLSLALGGRGDAGLVRNGTKQGQVTAVFDVPMSHKVRALLAENDLEADADVILRRVQASDGRTRAFINDSPVSAGLLRQVGASLVEVHGQHDDRALIDPESHRQILDSFGSLEDLVSATGEKFQAYKAAEKALKELRARIEEARREADYLRSSVDELSTLNPQEGEEEELALSRQDMMQVEKVAGDLKDAFDTLDGPSSPVPELSSLWRRLERKVDLAPQYLTGVVEQLGAALDNIEDARSGLEDAVRDTNFDPRELEQTEERLFALRAAGRKYSCHVDALPRLRETMERDLGDLDAGEGKLLELEAAVGQTRDAYDKLAQELSEKRREAARALEEVVHQELPALKLERARFIIQQETQLEHRGADGTDTIEFWAQTNPGSRPGPMFKVASGGELSRFLLALKVSLADKGSAPTLVFDEIDTGVGGAVAEAIGLRLARLAATVQVLTVTHAPQVAARANGHFLIQKGEVEKDVVITQVQQIAEADRQEEIARMLSGAVITEEARAAAMRLMGNVSS; this is translated from the coding sequence ATGCTTTGTGAACTTTCTATTCGCGACATCGTGCTCATTGACAGGCTTGATCTGCAGTTCAATGAAGGAATGAGTGTACTTACCGGTGAAACTGGAGCCGGTAAGTCTATCCTGTTGGACTCTTTGAGCCTTGCTCTTGGTGGGCGTGGTGATGCTGGCCTTGTGCGCAATGGTACCAAGCAGGGTCAGGTTACGGCAGTTTTTGACGTGCCCATGAGCCACAAGGTGCGGGCACTGCTTGCTGAAAATGATCTGGAAGCGGATGCGGATGTAATCTTGCGCCGTGTTCAGGCTTCCGATGGGCGTACACGTGCTTTTATCAATGATTCTCCTGTAAGCGCTGGCCTTTTACGTCAAGTTGGGGCGAGCCTTGTTGAAGTGCATGGGCAGCACGACGACAGAGCGTTGATTGACCCTGAAAGCCATCGCCAGATCCTCGACAGTTTCGGCTCTTTGGAAGACCTTGTTTCCGCCACTGGTGAAAAGTTCCAAGCATACAAAGCCGCAGAAAAAGCTCTGAAGGAACTTCGCGCTCGCATTGAAGAGGCTAGGCGCGAAGCGGATTATCTGCGCTCCAGTGTTGATGAGCTTTCCACTTTGAACCCGCAAGAGGGGGAAGAAGAAGAGCTTGCCCTTTCCCGTCAGGACATGATGCAGGTTGAGAAAGTTGCAGGAGACCTGAAAGACGCCTTTGATACGCTGGACGGGCCATCTTCTCCGGTTCCCGAGCTTTCAAGCCTTTGGCGCCGGTTGGAACGCAAAGTTGATCTGGCCCCTCAGTATCTGACAGGTGTGGTGGAGCAACTTGGTGCCGCGCTCGATAATATCGAGGATGCACGTTCAGGTTTGGAAGATGCTGTTCGCGATACCAACTTTGATCCGCGCGAGCTTGAGCAGACCGAGGAGCGATTGTTTGCTCTTCGAGCTGCCGGACGCAAGTATTCTTGCCATGTAGATGCCTTGCCGCGCCTTCGTGAAACTATGGAGCGGGATCTTGGCGATCTGGATGCAGGGGAGGGCAAGCTGCTTGAGCTTGAAGCCGCTGTTGGCCAGACGCGGGATGCCTATGACAAACTTGCTCAGGAACTTAGCGAGAAAAGGCGGGAAGCTGCCCGTGCTTTGGAGGAGGTAGTCCACCAAGAACTGCCGGCTTTGAAGCTGGAGCGGGCTCGCTTCATTATCCAGCAGGAAACACAGCTGGAACACCGCGGGGCAGATGGCACAGATACTATCGAATTCTGGGCCCAGACTAACCCCGGCAGTCGTCCCGGCCCCATGTTTAAAGTGGCCTCAGGTGGTGAGCTCTCACGCTTTTTGCTAGCCCTTAAAGTGTCTTTGGCGGACAAAGGCTCTGCGCCGACGCTTGTGTTTGACGAAATTGATACGGGCGTGGGCGGAGCGGTGGCCGAGGCTATTGGCTTGCGTCTTGCACGCTTGGCCGCAACGGTTCAGGTGCTCACTGTCACCCACGCGCCGCAAGTGGCCGCAAGAGCCAACGGCCATTTCCTCATTCAAAAAGGGGAGGTGGAAAAAGACGTGGTTATCACGCAGGTCCAACAGATTGCAGAGGCGGACCGACAGGAAGAAATTGCCAGAATGCTCTCCGGTGCGGTTATCACCGAAGAAGCAAGAGCCGCTGCCATGCGTCTGATGGGGAATGTTTCTAGCTAA